In Amycolatopsis sp. FBCC-B4732, the genomic stretch CCCGGCGTCCCGTACGCGATCGGCGCGAAGTTCGCCCACCCCGACCGGCCGGTGATCGCGCTGGTCGGCGACGGCGCCATGCAGATGAACGGCCTGGCCGAGCTGATCACGATCGCGCGGTACCAGAGCCTGTGGAGCGACCCGACCTGCGTGATCTGCGTGTTCCACAACAACGACCTGAACCAGGTCACCTGGGAGCTGCGCGCGATGGGCGGCGCACCGAAGTTCGAGGAGTCCCAGAGCCTGCCCGACGTCGACTACGCCGGGTTCGCGCTGTCGCTCGGGCTCACGGCGGTCACGGTCGACAAGCCGGACCAGCTGGCCGCGGCCTGGGACACGGTGCTGACCGCCGGCAAGCCCGCGGTGCTCGACGTCCGCTGCGACCCGGAGGTGCCGCCGATCCCGCCGCACGCCACCTTCGAGCAGATGAAGTCCGCCGCCCAGTCGGTGCTCAAGGGTGACCCGGACGCGTTCCACCTCGTGGTGCAGGGGGTCAAGACGAAGCTCCAGGAGTTCCTGCCGGGGAGCCGGTGACCCGGCCGGCGATGCGGTGATCCCGGAACTCCACGAGGGCATCAGCTGAGCGCCCCGGTCCCGCCGCGCGGGACCGGGGTTCGTGGCGCTCGGGCGACGGCGGGCCTCAGCTCTGGCTGGGGATCTCCGTGGCCCGTTCCCAGCCCGACGGCAGGCGGCTGACGTTCAGGGCGTGGTCGAGGCCGCTGGCCGACAAAGCGCGGCGGACCACCCGGTTGTCGCCGGTGACGATGCGCAGGGTCGAGTTCTCGCGGACCGTCCTGGCCTGGATGCCGCCGAGGGCGGCGAGGCCGGCCGAGTCGAGGAGGTCGACCTCGGAGAGGTCGAGCACCAGGATCGGGAAGCGGCGGTGCGCCCACGTGCTCAGCGCCGAGCGGAGCTGAGCGGCGCTGTCTTCGTCGAGGGCGCCGCGGATCTTCACCATGACCGCGCCGAAGTACGGGCGGACGACCTGGATGTCGAAGGGGCTGCGCGCCTGGCGCGCCGACGGCATCGCGGGGATCGCCGTCGCGGGGGGCTGGACGACTAACATTTCTCCACGCCTCATTCGAAGATGAC encodes the following:
- a CDS encoding STAS domain-containing protein; translation: MLVVQPPATAIPAMPSARQARSPFDIQVVRPYFGAVMVKIRGALDEDSAAQLRSALSTWAHRRFPILVLDLSEVDLLDSAGLAALGGIQARTVRENSTLRIVTGDNRVVRRALSASGLDHALNVSRLPSGWERATEIPSQS